The following are from one region of the Ornithodoros turicata isolate Travis unplaced genomic scaffold, ASM3712646v1 Chromosome76, whole genome shotgun sequence genome:
- the LOC135374554 gene encoding uncharacterized protein LOC135374554 codes for MERLRRARAGVRSGLNRTKSRLTELLARPQPSAADVQVAMDYLVSKRQPLSDLDRSILDETPEDAMEAEVSAAMEYEEGIEEAISRARLFLTQPQNVMPDRSQSSAGHFRTVQFPKLQIPSFSGKLSEWHQFWEHFDVTIHSNEALSPVEKFKYLATYLTDAAKRAVEGLRISGDTYPSAIKILKDRFGRSDLLSAEHIDRLLELRPIPTAQHVEQLRHLYDEVTMRVAALDALGIGREKYAVILCRVLVRCLPEKLCVSFRQRRRTETSLQRREDGDGTIEEIDDLLSFLKVQVETREEVALSHDKAPHVPRTLTSPSRAVPLRPATASALSATRLDAQNHSGASQAACPLCLSTEHRLESCAASVPPEEKRNRIFRTGRCFKCGKPGHISRRCGSAAQLSCSLCRGHHLTILWDVQNPLTQPQTSTSSSAGSALVATQYVDDASMQPDSHISLTTVVSVVSTSTTNVCPRRSGVAHLQTATVWASGPAGKKQIRALLDTGSQQTFIRRDLLRDLRCEIDGEEEMPICSFASSHHPKSFRCERVRVRLHALSNVSSFVDVEALGMEDVCKVFTPPLDETTTQAMWQYGLDLADTSCTHEIGVLIGSDHYCKAVTGRVERLSDTLTAVETVFGWVVQGVERQSQDGTACMISVGSVSCDCDHFDHLDPSEMWRLDSLGIVDPDSDPKADIALALFSALLDKSGGRYVVPLMVNGEGLPPEANNREIATQRLLSQLRRFHSAPHLLRDYDTVIREYFSEHHAERVEQASAHEKNVYYMPHHAVIRQDAVTTKLRVVFDASSHRAGQPSLNSILMKGPKINADLLHLLLTFRCFPVVLTADIRKAYLQILIRPQDRDLLRFLWVSATPVANEEPRIEEWRMTRVPFGATSSPFLLAATLQHHFDSLSAVYQATVPRLKTGFYVDDMVVGCMSEGDAMKVYDDACQILKEAGMEIRKWTSNSEALREAFLEDGISYDDASSGDPVVKVLGILWNRSTDRIQFNVDRARNFAGSRGPTKRVLLKTFSMIYDPLGYLSPFVVTARLLFQDLWHKACPWDAPISEDKTRAWEAWKADLPHITQLQLRRCVLQSDQGENLEIHCFADASPRAYGTAVYVGIRPRNGHPFAHLLLARARLAPLKQVTLPRLELLACLLASRLYRHISAVNVLSMAPAYFWTDSCVALQWIRGDADRWPTFVRSRVVEITSSTRAEQWLHCSGKDNPADFLTRGISVTALENSSLWWEGPERLSSSDFDVSDACRDAKLVESGNPQTAESEAVTQPSSAHPVVGTTEWMSLYSYSTLSTLLRVTAWIIRFCNNCRRRLAYTSGPLTGAEITRAERVWLHRTQQEAFPSEISCLSNGKKLSPASSVRDLRPFLDDFGIMRVGGRLHQLPDCEQVKHPVLLPAKHRFTDLVVVDAHHRVLHAGVQDTLSQVRSKFWILRGRQATRRVLHTCLTCRKHHPQLGTAPTAPLPRERITESEPFGVVGVDFAGPLYLRGSSSSSKAYIVLFSCGVTRAVHLELSSSMNLPDFLLAFRRFISRRGMPSCVYSDNARTFHKCSAVLSLVAAADVQDFAAQRRIEWRFIIERAPWWGGWWERLMRTVKEALRRSLGRGCLTFEELTTTLCEVEAVVNSRPLTHVGTDAGDPEPLTPSHFLLGKRATSLPNDQAWEAVPSSGGRHELYQSLESVRKAKRKFWTQWKREYLLLLRSAHHGATAEETLFNEGDVVLVQEDRVRPPFWKVGRVTRVIRGRDGVVRACVVRLPNGSSVARPVQRLSRLEVDVQPTPGGDGVRD; via the coding sequence ATGGAACGCCTACGTCGCGCGCGTGCCGGAGTTCGCAGCGGTCTCAACCGAACTAAGTCTCGCCTGACTGAGCTTCTGGCTCGACCTCAGCCCTCCGCCGCTGATGTTCAGGTCGCAATGGACTACCTCGTTTCCAAGCGTCAACCGCTCTCCGACTTGGACCGGAGCATCTTGGACGAAACTCCCGAAGACGCTATGGAGGCAGAAGTCTCCGCCGCCATGGAATATGAAGAGGGCATCGAAGAAGCTATCTCTCGTGCACGGCTGTTTCTAACGCAGCCCCAGAATGTGATGCCCGATCGCTCGCAGTCTTCTGCAGGACACTTCCGCACTGTCCAGTTTCCAAAGCTTCAGATCCCGTCGTTTTCCGGGAAGCTCTCAGAATGGCACCAGTTCTGGGAGCACTTTGATGTCACCATTCATTCGAACGAAGCCCTGTCGCCCGTGGAGAAGTTTAAGTATCTAGCCACCTACCTGACCGACGCTGCAAAACGGGCGGTTGAGGGGCTTCGCATCAGCGGCGATACCTATCCGTCTGCCATCAAGATACTCAAGGACAGATTCGGGAGATCAGACCTGCTTAGTGCTGAGCACATCGATCGGCTCTTGGAGCTGCGCCCCATTCCGACCGCGCAGCATGTCGAGCAGCTGAGACATCTCTACGATGAAGTAACGATGCGCGTTGCTGCTCTTGACGCATTGGGCATCGGTCGGGAGAAGTACGCGGTCATATTGTGTCGGGTGCTGGTGCGATGCCTCCCCGAGAAACTCTGCGTCTCTTTTCGCCAACGACGGAGGACAGAAACCAGTCTTCAACGTCGTGAAGACGGCGACGGAACTATCGAAGAGATTGACGACCTGCTTTCTTTTCTGAAGGTGCAAGTTGAAACGCGGGAGGAGGTAGCCCTAAGTCACGACAAGGCGCCTCACGTCCCTCGCACACTCACCAGTCCGTCCAGAGCCGTTCCTCTGCGACCAGCAACCGCGTCTGCTTTGTCCGCCACACGACTAGACGCACAAAACCACTCCGGAGCATCGCAGGCTGCATGCCCATTATGTTTGTCGACCGAGCATCGCCTGGAGTCCTGTGCGGCCAGCGTCCCACCGGAGGAGAAGAGGAACCGCATCTTTCGTACCGGCCGATGTTTCAAATGTGGCAAGCCTGGCCATATATCCAGACGATGCGGCTCTGCCGCGCAGCTATCTTGCTCCCTATGCCGTGGTCATCATCTCACGATCTTGTGGGATGTTCAGAATCCACTAACTCAACCGCAGACGTCAACATCCTCCAGTGCAGGGAGCGCATTAGTCGCAACCCAGTACGTTGATGACGCCTCGATGCAGCCCGACAGCCACATCTCCCTCACCACCGTCGTGTCCGTTGTGTCAACCAGCACCACGAACGTCTGTCCGCGCAGATCCGGAGTCGCCCACCTGCAGACGGCAACTGTATGGGCATCGGGACCTGCAGGGAAAAAGCAGATCCGGGCTCTGCTTGACACGGGGAGCCAGCAAACGTTCATTCGCCGTGACCTTTTAAGAGACCTTCGTTGCGAGATTGACGGGGAAGAGGAGATGCCCATCTGCTCGTTTGCGTCCAGCCATCATCCGAAGTCATTCCGCTGTGAGCGTGTCCGGGTCCGCCTGCACGCGTTGTCAAATGTTTCCTCCTTCGTCGATGTCGAGGCTCTCGGCATGGAAGACGTGTGCAAGGTGTTCACGCCACCCCTGGATGAGACGACCACGCAAGCTATGTGGCAGTATGGCCTGGACTTAGCGGACACGAGCTGCACGCATGAGATAGGAGTTCTTATAGGTTCCGACCACTATTGCAAAGCTGTCACCGGTCGCGTGGAGCGTCTGTCAGACACCCTGACAGCAGTGGAGACTGTCTTCGGGTGGGTCGTACAGGGTGTGGAGCGGCAGTCCCAAGACGGAACCGCCTGCATGATTTCCGTGGGCTCTGTATCATGTGACTGCGACCACTTTGACCATCTGGATCCATCGGAGATGTGGAGGTTAGACTCTTTAGGAATTGTTGACCCCGATTCGGACCCAAAGGCCGACATTGCACTGGCCCTTTTTTCCGCTCTTCTTGACAAATCGGGTGGACGCTACGTTGTTCCTTTGATGGTGAACGGCGAAGGACTGCCCCCAGAGGCCAACAATCGCGAGATTGCGACACAGCGGCTCCTTTCTCAACTACGGCGTTTTCATTCTGCCCCGCATCTATTACGAGATTACGATACTGTCATCCGGGAGTACTTTTCCGAACATCATGCCGAGAGAGTGGAGCAAGCGAGCGCCCACGAGAAGAATGTCTATTATATGCCTCACCATGCGGTCATCCGTCAAGACGCCGTCACCACCAAGCTGCGTGTCGTTTTTGATGCGTCGTCGCACCGTGCCGGTCAACCATCCCTCAACAGCATCTTAATGAAAGGGCCCAAGATTAACGCTGATTTGCTTCACCTTCTTCTCACCTTTCGATGCTTCCCCGTCGTGTTAACCGCTGACATTCGCAAGGCGTACTTACAGATCCTGATTCGCCCGCAGGATAGGGACCTTCTGCGGTTTCTGTGGGTGAGCGCCACGCCTGTGGCCAATGAAGAACCGCGCATAGAGGAATGGCGAATGACACGGGTTCCGTTCGGGGCAACCTCCAGCCCCTTTCTCCTGGCCGCAACGTTGCAGCACCACTTCGACTCCCTCAGCGCGGTGTACCAGGCTACAGTCCCCCGACTGAAGACAGGCTTCTACGTCGACGACATGGTGGTGGGATGCATGTCTGAAGGGGATGCTATGAAAGTCTACGATGACGCCTGCCAAATCCTCAAGGAGGCCGGTATGGAAATTCGCAAGTGGACGTCGAACTCCGAAGCACTTCGCGAAGCCTTCCTGGAAGACGGCATTTCTTATGACGATGCGTCGAGCGGCGACCCGGTGGTCAAGGTTTTGGGCATCCTTTGGAATAGAAGTACTGACCGTATCCAGTTCAACGTTGACCGCGCTCGAAACTTTGCGGGCTCGCGGGGCCCCACTAAGCGCGTATTGCTGAAGACGTTTTCCATGATTTACGACCCGCTAGGTTACCTCTCGCCCTTTGTCGTCACAGCGAGGTTGTTATTCCAAGACCTATGGCACAAGGCCTGCCCTTGGGACGCCCCTATCAGCGAGGACAAGACCCGCGCATGGGAAGCCTGGAAGGCCGATTTGCCCcacataactcaactgcaacTTCGACGTTGTGTCCTTCAATCTGACCAAGGAGAGAATTTGGAGATTCATTGCTTCGCCGACGCTAGTCCGAGGGCGTACGGCACAGCTGTGTACGTGGGCATTCGTCCCAGGAACGGGCATCCCTTTGCTCACCTCCTTCTAGCGAGGGCTCGTCTTGCACCGCTGAAGCAAGTGACGCTGCCTCGACTTGAATTGCTTGCCTGTTTGTTAGCATCCCGCCTTTACCGGCATATCTCGGCAGTGAATGTTCTCTCGATGGCACCAGCGTACTTCTGGACGGATTCGTGCGTCGCGCTTCAGTGGATTCGCGGCGACGCGGATCGGTGGCCAACGTTCGTCCGATCCAGGGTAGTCGAGATCACGTCTAGCACCCGAGCAGAGCAATGGCTCCATTGTAGTGGAAAGGACAATCCGGCTGATTTCCTGACGCGAGGAATCTCAGTCACTGCCCTGGAAAACAGTTCCCTGTGGTGGGAAGGGCCAGAACGCCTGTCATCGTCAGATTTCGACGTCAGCGATGCCTGCCGTGACGCAAAACTTGTCGAGTCCGGCAATCCTCAGACAGCTGAATCTGAGGCGGTCACACAGCCTTCGTCAGCCCATCCAGTGGTAGGCACAACGGAATGGATGAGCCTCTACAGCTACAGCACTCTCTCCACGCTGCTGCGTGTGACGGCTTGGATCATTCGATTTTGTAACAATTGCCGCCGCCGCCTAGCGTACACATCGGGGCCACTAACGGGTGCAGAAATCACTCGTGCCGAGCGGGTCTGGTTGCATCGCACACAGCAGGAAGCCTTCCCGAGCGAAATCTCTTGCCTTAGCAACGGCAAGAAGCTCTCCCCTGCCTCGTCCGTACGGGATCTCAGGCCCTTCCTCGATGATTTCGGCATCATGCGCGTCGGCGGACGTCTCCATCAACTCCCCGACTGCGAACAAGTGAAGCACCCTGTCTTGCTACCAGCGAAGCATCGTTTTACAGACCTCGTCGTAGTGGACGCCCACCATCGCGTTCTTCACGCGGGCGTGCAGGACACCCTGAGCCAagtccggagcaagttttggaTACTGCGCGGCCGTCAAGCAACACGACGTGTGCTTCACACCTGCCTCACCTGCCGCAAACATCATCCACAACTTGGGACTGCTCCCACCGCTCCGCTACCACGCGAGAGAATCACGGAGTCGGAGCCGTTCGGTGTAGTCGGCGTGGACTTCGCGGGACCTCTGTACCTCAGAGGCTCGTCTTCAAGCTCTAAGGCCTACATCGTCCTTTTCTCGTGTGGCGTGACCAGAGCTGTGCATTTGGAGCTCTCATCGTCCATGAACCTGCCCGACTTTCTACTCGCCTTTCGGCGGTTCATTTCTCGACGAGGAATGCCTTCGTGCGTCTACTCCGACAACGCAAGGACCTTCCACAAATGCTCCGCCGTTCTCTCGTTGGTCGCTGCCGCCGACGTTCAGGACTTCGCCGCCCAACGTCGGATAGAGTGGCGCTTCATCATCGAGCGTGCTCCGTGGTGGGGCGGATGGTGGGAGCGCCTGATGAGAACGGTGAAGGAGGCTCTGAGGCGATCTCTGGGGCGAGGCTGTTTAACCTTTGAAGAGCTGACCACAACCTTGTGCGAAGTGGAAGCCGTCGTTAATTCCCGGCCACTCACGCACGTGGGCACCGACGCCGGGGACCCGGAGCCTCTCACGCCCTCACATTTTTTGCTGGGTAAACGTGCCACTTCCCTCCCCAACGATCAAGCCTGGGAAGCTGTCCCATCCTCGGGCGGCCGTCACGAGCTGTACCAGAGCCTCGAAAGCGTCCGCAAGGCCAAGCGGAAGTTCTGGACACAGTGGAAGCGAGAGTATTTGCTACTTCTACGCTCCGCACACCACGGAGCTACGGCGGAAGAGACCCTCTTCAACGAAGGAGACGTGGTGCTGGTTCAAGAGGATAGGGTCCGTCCGCCCTTTTGGAAGGTCGGTCGAGTGACACGAGTCATACGTGGGAGAGACGGTGTCGTACGCGCATGCGTGGTGCGCCTCCCGAATGGATCATCCGTGGCACGCCCCGTCCAGCGGCTTTCCCGGCTGGAAGTCGACGTCCAGCCAACCCCCGGCGGGGATGGTGTTAGGGATTGA